Proteins from a genomic interval of Symmachiella macrocystis:
- a CDS encoding glycosyltransferase family 2 protein, which yields MTGQATRHDVRSNASVAPHGDKNVHPPLKGPSQLWVNRQRGAVPRQSAAQKTFLFSVIIPAYNYGRFVGRAIESALQQSGDDFEVLVVDDGSTDNTREVVARYEDRVSYFHHENRGQSATRNRGIDLAHGRYLIFLDADDKLLPHALAHLRREVQAHPEVGMVFGQHFAVCEEGIRVSGKLHPEMGEPMENFRDFLDRKFGICNGTAAVKRDVFDFIRFPEHIRNGEDLPVFAATLLHFPCRSINETLLEVNAHDGRVRRNIQAIRETAEQVIDELFDPAHMPQPALRYRKLFAARKYLSMARSFYRSGYYAESRSYFRKAVATQWRRLLNTTAVARYVKSFIRQGLAKFGLDPQTHS from the coding sequence ATGACAGGACAGGCCACACGACATGACGTTCGGTCCAACGCTTCCGTTGCGCCACATGGCGACAAGAACGTTCACCCTCCGCTGAAAGGCCCCAGTCAACTTTGGGTCAATCGGCAACGGGGCGCGGTTCCAAGACAGTCCGCTGCCCAGAAGACGTTTTTGTTTTCGGTGATCATTCCCGCATACAACTACGGTCGCTTTGTCGGACGGGCCATCGAATCGGCGCTGCAGCAAAGCGGCGATGACTTCGAAGTTCTGGTTGTGGACGATGGCTCCACGGACAACACCCGCGAGGTCGTTGCCCGGTATGAGGATCGTGTCAGCTATTTCCACCACGAGAACCGTGGCCAGTCCGCCACGCGCAACCGAGGCATCGATCTAGCCCACGGCCGCTATCTCATTTTCCTCGACGCCGACGATAAACTGTTGCCCCATGCACTGGCGCACTTACGCCGTGAGGTACAAGCGCATCCCGAAGTCGGCATGGTGTTCGGCCAGCATTTTGCCGTTTGTGAGGAAGGCATACGCGTCTCGGGTAAGCTGCACCCTGAAATGGGGGAGCCGATGGAAAACTTCCGTGACTTCCTGGACCGCAAATTTGGCATTTGCAATGGCACCGCTGCTGTGAAGCGCGATGTCTTTGACTTCATCCGTTTTCCCGAACATATTCGCAACGGCGAAGACCTGCCCGTCTTTGCTGCGACGTTGTTACATTTCCCCTGCCGCTCGATCAATGAGACGTTGCTGGAAGTCAATGCGCATGACGGGCGTGTGCGGCGAAATATCCAAGCCATCCGCGAGACCGCCGAACAAGTGATCGACGAATTGTTCGATCCGGCGCACATGCCGCAACCGGCTTTGCGGTACCGCAAATTGTTCGCCGCGCGAAAATACCTCTCAATGGCCCGGTCATTTTATCGCTCGGGATATTACGCGGAATCGCGCAGCTATTTTCGCAAAGCGGTGGCGACACAATGGCGGCGCTTGCTGAATACCACCGCCGTTGCTCGCTACGTCAAAAGCTTTATCCGCCAAGGCTTGGCAAAATTCGGTCTCGATCCGCAAACCCACAGCTAA
- a CDS encoding SDR family oxidoreductase: MTTTAGKIIVLTGVTKGLGRSLVDRFVESGQTVIGCGRSQGPINELRSLYGAPHHFSTVDVSRDDSVRAWAETVLDKYGPPDILINNAAIMNESAPLWEVSAEEFDRLTAININGVANVIRQFVPAMVERTAGVIVNLSSGWGRATGPDVAPYCATKWAIEGLTQALAQELPEGMAAVPLNPGIINTDMLQICFGDSANRFGTAEEWSHAAAELILGIGPQDNGRQLTAAS; this comes from the coding sequence ATGACTACGACTGCGGGAAAAATCATTGTGCTCACCGGCGTCACCAAGGGCTTAGGCCGTTCGCTGGTCGATCGATTTGTCGAAAGTGGACAGACTGTCATCGGTTGCGGCCGCTCCCAAGGTCCTATTAACGAATTGCGATCACTCTACGGTGCACCGCACCATTTCTCCACCGTCGATGTCAGTCGCGACGACAGCGTCCGTGCCTGGGCAGAAACTGTACTCGACAAATACGGCCCGCCCGACATCCTGATCAACAATGCGGCGATCATGAACGAAAGCGCTCCGTTGTGGGAGGTGTCCGCCGAGGAATTCGACCGACTCACCGCCATCAATATCAACGGCGTCGCCAATGTGATCCGCCAGTTTGTTCCAGCAATGGTGGAACGGACAGCGGGCGTCATCGTGAACTTGAGCTCCGGCTGGGGCCGCGCAACCGGACCGGATGTCGCGCCCTATTGCGCGACGAAATGGGCCATCGAAGGCCTCACGCAAGCACTAGCCCAGGAACTCCCCGAAGGCATGGCAGCCGTGCCGCTCAACCCGGGAATCATCAACACCGATATGCTCCAGATTTGTTTTGGAGACTCGGCGAATCGCTTTGGTACCGCCGAGGAGTGGAGTCACGCCGCCGCCGAATTGATCCTGGGCATCGGCCCCCAAGACAACGGCCGGCAACTAACGGCCGCGTCGTAA